One Felis catus isolate Fca126 chromosome D1, F.catus_Fca126_mat1.0, whole genome shotgun sequence DNA segment encodes these proteins:
- the P2RY6 gene encoding P2Y purinoceptor 6, with product MEWDNGTGQAPGSLPTTCVYQENFKRLLLPPVYSVVLAAGLPLNACVIAQIGTSRRALTRTAVYTLNLALADLLYACSLPLLIYNYAQGDHWPFGDLACRLVRFLFYANLHGSILFLTCISFQRYLGICHPLAPWHKRGGRRAAWVVCGAVWLAVATQCLPTALFAATGVQRNRTVCYDLSPPALASHYMPYGMALTVIGFLLPFAALLACYCRLAYHLCRQDGPAGPVARERRGKAARMAVVVAAAFAVSFLPFHVTKTAYLAVRSTSGVPCPVLEAFAAAYKVTRPFASANSVLDPILFYFTQKKFRRRPHELLQKLTAKWQRRGP from the coding sequence ATGGAGTGGGACAACGGGACAGGACAGGCCCCGGGCTCACTGCCCACCACCTGTGTCTACCAAGAGAACTTCAAGAGACTGCTACTGCCACCTGTGTACTCAGTGGTGCTGGCGGCCGGCCTGCCACTGAACGCCTGTGTCATCGCCCAGATCGGCACATCCCGCCGGGCCCTGACCCGCACGGCCGTGTACACCCTGAACCTGGCCCTGGCCGACCTGCTCTAcgcctgctccctgcccctgctcatctACAACTATGCCCAAGGTGACCACTGGCCCTTTGGCGACCTCGCCTGCCGCCTGGTCCGCTTCCTGTTTTACGCCAACCTACACGGCAGCATCCTCTTCCTCACCTGCATCAGTTTCCAGCGCTACCTGGGCATCTGCCACCCACTGGCCCCCTGGCACAAGCGTGGGGGTCGCCGCGCCGCCTGGGTAGTGTGTGGGGCCGTGTGGCTGGCTGTGGCGACCCAGTGTCTGCCCACAGCCCTCTTTGCTGCCACAGGCGTCCAGCGTAACCGCACCGTCTGCTATGACCTGAGCCCGCCTGCCCTGGCCTCCCACTATATGCCCTACGGCATGGCCCTCACGGTCATCGGCTTTCTGCTGCCCTTTGCCGCCCTGCTGGCCTGCTACTGCCGCCTGGCTTACCATCTGTGCCGCCAGGACGGCCCAGCAGGGCCAGTGGCCCGGGAGCGGCGTGGCAAGGCAGCCCGCATGGCGGTGGTGGTGGCAGCCGCCTTTGCCGTCAGCTTCCTGCCCTTCCATGTCACCAAGACAGCCTACCTGGCGGTGCGCTCTACATCTGGGGTCCCCTGCCCTGTGCTGGAGGCCTTTGCAGCTGCCTACAAAGTCACACGGCCCTTTGCCAGTGCCAACAGCGTGCTGGATCCCATTCTCTTCTACTTCACTCAGAAGAAGTTCCGCCGGAGGCCACATGAGCTGCTGCAGAAACTCACGGCCAAGTGGCAGCGACGGGGTCCCTGA